The following proteins are encoded in a genomic region of Penaeus chinensis breed Huanghai No. 1 chromosome 10, ASM1920278v2, whole genome shotgun sequence:
- the LOC125029515 gene encoding sulfotransferase 1A1-like, with translation MSRPFPLSIEPLDAATQAEVEKRFLGCRFGLVRVKETGFLMPAQYAKYAEKYYNFRFLEDDVVIMTHPKCGTTWMQEIVWTMRSGLDFDTPLELGVRSPFLEFDSLENPELEPLKEWAEEFRARNPGKDPKEEGLYLFLADSSSSPRTIKTHLPFSLLNPSLLDTSKVVYVARNPRDASVSYFHHQRLVMVSEFLGDFPEFFDYFTKDLVTQGPFWKHVAEGWEKRDHPNVLFIFYEDLKEDILREMRRLNAFLGTGYTDEQLLKVAEHTKFSNMKARSTTNPTEAAVKVGRFKAGEGEFVRKGWHASYVCFVWCD, from the exons ATGAGCAGGCCCTTCCCGCTCAGCATAGAGCCCCTGGACGCGGCGACGCAGGCGGAGGTCGAGAAGAGGTTCCTCGGATGTCGCTTCGGCCTCGTCAGGGTTAAGGAAACAGGCTTTCTTATGCCTGCTCAATATGCCAAGTATGCCGAGAAGTATTATAACTTCAG aTTCCTCGAGGACGACGTGGTGATCATGACCCACCCGAAGTGCGGGACGACGTGGATGCAGGAGATCGTGTGGACCATGAGGAGCGGCCTCGACTTCGACACCCCGCTGGAGCTCGGAGTTCGATCTCCCTTTTTGGA GTTTGATTCGCTTGAAAATCCAGAACTAGAGCCTCTTAAGGAATGGGCGGAAGAGTTCAGGGCGAGGAACCCCGGCAAAGATCCCAAAGAGGAAGGCTTGTACCTCTTTTTGGCTGACAGTTCGTCGTCACCTCGAACCATCAAAACCCACTTGCCCTTTTCGCttctcaatccttctctccttgATACGTCTAAG GTGGTGTACGTAGCGAGGAACCCAAGAGACGCGAGTGTCAGTTATTTCCATCATCAGCGGCTTGTCATGGTCTCGGAATTCTTAGGCGATTTCCCCGAGTTTTTCGACTACTTCACTAAAGATCTCG TTACACAGGGACCCTTCTGGAAGCACGTCGCGGAGGGCTGGGAGAAGAGGGACCACCCGAACGTTCTCTTCATCTTCTACGAGGACCTGAAAGAGGACATCCTGCGGGAGATGCGCCGTCTCAACGCCTTCTTGGGGACGGGGTACACAGACGAGCAGCTCCTGAAGGTCGCCGAACACACCAAGTTCTCCAACATGAAGGCCCGCTCAACGACCAACCCCACTGAGGCGGCTGTGAAGGTCGGTCGGTTCAAGGCGGGCGAGGGGGAGTTCGTCAGGAAAGGTTGGCACGCTTCGTATGTCTGCTTCGTTTGGTGTGATTAg
- the LOC125029516 gene encoding retinol dehydrogenase 12-like, translating to MQVAIDYISESVFWPVALLVVPPWSFVWWAVIGVVLWVVNRIRYPWCRDKSKMFGKTVIITGANKGIGLETARELVTRGATVIIACRSMVRGNVAKDDILKKLKGNANGGTVELAYLDVSCMASVRKFAAAFQGRKIDVLINNAAVADLPQQLTDEGLELTVATNHLGPFLLTHLLMPGLIKAGGRVVNVASTGHHWVKKASELDLEGDLKFEFSRPLRTLEIYVVTKLMNVIFTMELNRKLKGTGVTTNGLHPGVVNTDIFDPMISHVWYGIFIRFYVWAYAKTKSEGAQTSILVAASEGLKDVSGKYFEDCKESRPSPLSQDEGIAKKLWEISERLVQLQPHERTI from the exons ATGCAGGTTGCGATTGACTATATCTCGGAGAGCGTCTTCTGGCCTGTGGCGTTGCTGGTGGTTCCTCCCTGGAGTTTCGTGTGGTGGGCGGTGATTGGAGTCGTGTTGTGGGTCGTTAATCGTATAAGATACCCTTGGTGCCGAGACAAGTCGAAAATGTTCGGCAAGACGGTCATCATCACTGGCGCCAACAAAG GCATCGGGCTAGAAACGGCTCGTGAGCTGGTGACTCGAGGCGCTACCGTCATCATCGCCTGCAGGAGCATGGTCAGAGGAAACGTCGCTAAAG ATGATATCCTGAAGAAGCTGAAGGGGAATGCGAACGGCGGAACTGTCGAATTGGCGTACCTTGACGTCTCCTGCATGGCCTCCGTCAGGAAGTTCGCCGCAGCCTTCCAGGGCCGCAAG ATCGATGTGCTGATTAACAACGCTGCAGTTGCTGATCTGCCTCAGCAGCTGACTGATGAGGGTCTTGAATTGACAGTTGCTACAAACCACCTGGGACCCTTCCTACTGACACATCTCCTGATGC CTGGTCTCATTAAGGCAGGGGGCCGGGTCGTCAACGTCGCCTCCACGGGCCATCACTGGGTCAAGAAAGCCTCCGAACTCGATCTGGAAGGAGACCTGAAGTTCGAGTTCTCGCGTCCTTTGCGCACGCTCGAGATCTACGTCGTCACCAAACTCATGAATGTTATTTTCACCATGGAACTTAATAGGAAGCTTAAGGGAACTG GAGTGACGACCAATGGCCTTCACCCCGGAGTAGTTAACACAGACATCTTCGACCCTATGATTTCCCACGTCTGGTATGGTATCTTCATCCGCTTCTACGTGTGGGCATATGCCAAG ACGAAATCCGAAGGCGCCCAGACGAGTATTTTAGTAGCTGCTTCAGAGGGCCTCAAGGACGTCTCAGGGAAATACTTCGAGGATTGCAAA GAATCCAGGCCATCGCCACTCTCCCAGGATGAGGGAATCGCCAAGAAACTGTGGGAAATAAGCGAACGCCTAGTCCAGCTGCAGCCACACGAACGCACGATTTGA